The proteins below are encoded in one region of Peribacillus muralis:
- a CDS encoding DUF1801 domain-containing protein yields the protein MYQPKTKETDSNVIEFIENVDNPKKRQDAYELLEVFTETTGFEAKMWGPSIIGFGSYHYKYESGHEGDAPLVGFSPRKAKISLYFSVNDKQREELLRSFGKHTAGKGCVYINKVADIEIDVLKDFINQSVKFLRETYSDEGMN from the coding sequence ATGTATCAACCAAAAACAAAAGAAACGGATAGCAATGTCATTGAGTTCATCGAAAATGTCGATAATCCGAAAAAACGTCAAGATGCATACGAATTATTGGAAGTTTTCACGGAAACGACAGGATTTGAAGCAAAGATGTGGGGACCGAGCATCATAGGGTTCGGCAGCTATCATTATAAATATGAATCCGGTCACGAAGGGGATGCCCCCCTTGTCGGCTTTTCACCTCGAAAAGCAAAAATCAGTTTATATTTTTCTGTGAATGACAAGCAAAGGGAAGAACTGTTGCGGTCGTTTGGAAAGCACACCGCAGGCAAAGGGTGTGTGTATATCAATAAAGTAGCAGATATCGAAATTGATGTATTGAAAGACTTCATCAATCAGTCTGTAAAATTTTTAAGAGAAACATATTCGGATGAGGGAATGAATTAA
- a CDS encoding oxidoreductase, producing MGKIKVGIVGYGLSGATFHAPLLSVLEQFHIAKVVSSQKEKVRQDLKDVEVVDSLEDILEDGSIDMAVITTPSGLHYEMAKQCLLAGKHVILEKPMVVKTWEAADLIKIAEEERLLLSVYHNRRWDNDFLTVKKLLDDGVLGDINTYQVHYDRFRPAVRDRWREKPGPGSGTLYDLGSHLIDQALHLFGLPQFVSADVFAQKDNAETDDYFHVILGYEKLRVILHSGSIVPVNGPRFQVHGNKGSFIKYGLDGQEQALSEGEKPLDGSWGADVPENYGQLVTIEGESEKHETIQTIHGSYLTYYKEIADSILIGKKAPVTAQEGLAVIRIIDAAFESSKSKKAVYMN from the coding sequence ATGGGAAAAATTAAAGTGGGGATTGTTGGGTACGGATTGTCAGGTGCAACATTTCATGCACCGTTACTAAGTGTTTTGGAGCAATTCCATATAGCGAAAGTGGTCAGTTCACAAAAGGAAAAGGTCCGACAAGACTTGAAGGACGTGGAAGTGGTCGACAGCTTGGAGGACATTCTTGAAGATGGATCGATCGATATGGCGGTTATCACGACACCGAGCGGATTGCATTATGAAATGGCCAAACAATGTTTATTGGCCGGAAAGCATGTCATCTTGGAAAAACCGATGGTGGTGAAGACTTGGGAGGCAGCGGACCTCATCAAAATAGCCGAGGAAGAGCGCCTGCTGTTGAGTGTCTACCATAACCGGAGATGGGATAATGATTTTTTGACGGTCAAAAAATTGTTGGATGACGGTGTGCTTGGTGACATCAATACCTACCAGGTTCATTATGATCGTTTCCGGCCGGCTGTCAGGGATAGATGGAGGGAGAAGCCAGGCCCAGGATCAGGAACGCTTTATGATTTAGGCTCACATCTCATAGATCAAGCCCTGCATTTGTTCGGGCTGCCACAATTCGTTTCGGCAGACGTATTTGCCCAAAAGGATAATGCAGAAACCGATGATTATTTTCATGTCATATTAGGGTATGAAAAGCTGAGGGTCATCCTGCATTCCGGCTCGATCGTCCCCGTTAATGGACCTAGGTTTCAGGTACATGGCAATAAAGGGTCATTCATCAAATATGGTCTTGACGGGCAGGAGCAGGCCTTGAGCGAGGGGGAAAAACCGCTGGATGGCTCCTGGGGTGCCGATGTTCCGGAAAACTATGGCCAACTGGTTACGATCGAAGGCGAAAGCGAGAAACATGAAACGATCCAAACCATACATGGCTCTTATTTAACTTATTACAAGGAAATTGCTGACAGTATCCTGATTGGAAAAAAAGCTCCCGTCACGGCTCAAGAGGGGCTCGCAGTTATTCGAATCATCGATGCAGCTTTTGAAAGCAGTAAAAGCAAGAAAGCCGTATATATGAACTGA
- a CDS encoding MFS transporter, protein MSAEQRKKIIILMINMFIAIGSFGIIIPILPAYLASINQGGTAAGLMIAIFAGAQLIFSPIAGKWTDLYGRRKMIIYGLVGLTLSMFIFYAVNSILLLYASRIIGGIGAALLIPAIFAYVADITTFDQRAKGNSLVSAAMSLGIVIGPGIGGFLADFGLKFPFLISALVSLSAVVFSIFVLKESETAQASVAPESNDSMVRKIALSVKMPYFIPLIITLVMSFGLMAYESVIGLYLDNQFDSSPKDIAVMVTATGIVSVIVQLFVVDRIVRRFGEVNVLNIFICVAAIGFLLSLFASSYLTFFLISLIIFLSTSILRPVLNTLISKMAGNEQGFAMGMNNAYMSIGNVLGPTLAGLMYDIHITYPFMLGLFLLVITLLITMAWNKRSHHAKALS, encoded by the coding sequence ATGTCAGCAGAACAAAGAAAAAAGATCATAATCCTTATGATCAATATGTTTATAGCAATAGGAAGTTTCGGCATCATCATTCCTATTTTACCAGCGTACCTTGCTTCCATTAATCAAGGGGGTACAGCCGCTGGCCTTATGATTGCCATTTTCGCAGGGGCACAGCTTATCTTTTCACCCATTGCCGGAAAATGGACCGACCTATACGGCCGCAGAAAAATGATCATTTACGGACTGGTTGGATTGACACTCTCGATGTTCATTTTTTACGCCGTCAATTCAATTTTGTTATTATATGCATCCCGTATCATCGGTGGAATTGGAGCTGCCTTGCTTATCCCCGCAATTTTCGCTTATGTTGCGGATATCACCACATTTGATCAACGAGCCAAAGGCAATAGCTTAGTTTCGGCTGCCATGTCCCTAGGCATTGTCATCGGTCCAGGAATTGGAGGGTTTTTAGCGGACTTCGGCTTGAAGTTTCCCTTTTTGATTTCAGCTCTTGTATCACTTTCAGCCGTGGTATTTTCGATTTTCGTTTTAAAAGAAAGCGAAACGGCTCAAGCTTCGGTTGCCCCGGAGAGCAATGACTCAATGGTTCGTAAAATTGCCTTATCTGTAAAAATGCCCTACTTCATTCCTCTTATCATTACACTTGTAATGAGTTTTGGTTTGATGGCATACGAATCTGTAATTGGTCTTTATCTTGACAATCAATTCGATTCTAGTCCAAAGGATATCGCCGTGATGGTTACAGCGACCGGTATCGTCAGTGTAATCGTCCAGCTATTTGTCGTCGACCGGATTGTTCGCCGTTTCGGGGAAGTCAATGTGCTGAACATCTTTATTTGTGTAGCGGCCATCGGTTTTCTTCTATCCCTTTTCGCTTCAAGTTACCTGACTTTCTTTTTAATCTCACTTATCATCTTCCTATCCACATCCATCTTGCGTCCTGTTCTGAATACATTGATATCCAAAATGGCTGGAAATGAGCAGGGTTTTGCAATGGGAATGAATAATGCGTATATGAGTATTGGAAATGTCCTCGGACCCACTCTTGCCGGATTGATGTATGATATACACATAACCTACCCGTTCATGTTGGGACTTTTCCTTTTGGTCATTACATTATTGATCACCATGGCTTGGAACAAACGCTCTCATCATGCGAAGGCATTGTCGTAG
- a CDS encoding MarR family winged helix-turn-helix transcriptional regulator: MNPDELYDLHIEIKELSRLSQELIEPSLVKYDLTSVQYRALQLIVLNESLAVKHISNHLKIRPAAGTALIDRLERKNLIERCHSEEDRRVVYIQATDGGKETYHSINCCFTNIFNDFYGVLNEGETELLKQIVGKLTEHVSSCIDDPC, translated from the coding sequence ATGAATCCAGATGAATTATATGATTTGCATATAGAAATTAAGGAGTTAAGCAGACTTTCCCAGGAATTGATCGAGCCATCATTGGTGAAATACGATTTAACATCGGTTCAATATCGCGCATTGCAGCTAATTGTCTTAAATGAATCCTTGGCTGTAAAACACATATCGAATCATTTGAAAATCAGGCCTGCAGCTGGTACGGCGCTAATTGACAGGCTTGAACGGAAGAATTTGATTGAAAGATGTCACAGTGAGGAAGACCGGCGAGTCGTGTACATCCAAGCCACCGATGGCGGTAAAGAAACCTATCATTCCATTAATTGCTGTTTCACTAATATCTTTAACGATTTTTATGGCGTCTTGAATGAAGGGGAAACGGAGTTGCTAAAACAAATCGTCGGAAAGCTGACCGAGCATGTATCATCCTGTATAGATGATCCGTGTTAA
- a CDS encoding long-chain-fatty-acid--CoA ligase, with the protein MITPLTPMDWKRRAVKYYPHKVAVIDGEKAFTYMEFGQRIDRLSLALHASGIEKGDHIAVMLPNTHHMLECFYGICQLGAVMVPLNYRLSAEDLEYIIKHSDAKMLIIDAEYAAPIEPIVTNLSMETIIIVPMEGHETDLAGINYEDFIMHVNDRDRLPVADIDENQLMTINYTSGTTSKPKGVMLTHRGNYMNAANFIYHLTLKHDDVYLHTLPMFHANGWGGVWAITATGGTHVCLRKVDPPQILQLFSKHNITLLCGAPTVVNMLVNDPKAKQTEIKVRPRMATAGAPPSAALIHKAEEILGLNMIHVYGLTETSPFILYNEWKDDFEAKTADEQAMIKARQGIELVFNGETMVVNQAGVEVAWDGRELGEIITRGNVVMEGYYKDPEKTAEAIRDGWFYSGDLAVTHPDGYIEIQDRAKDLIISGGENISSTEIEGILYKHPDVLEVAVIAVPHDKWGETPKAIIVLKDDAYVKESEIITFCRSRMAHFKAPTSVEFVEALPKTATGKLQKYRLRESHWKGSKKVN; encoded by the coding sequence ATGATCACACCATTAACCCCAATGGATTGGAAGCGCAGGGCCGTAAAATATTATCCTCATAAAGTGGCTGTCATAGACGGGGAGAAAGCGTTTACTTACATGGAATTCGGGCAGCGTATCGATCGGCTTTCCTTGGCGCTGCACGCTTCAGGAATTGAAAAAGGCGATCATATTGCCGTGATGCTGCCGAATACCCATCATATGCTGGAATGTTTTTATGGGATTTGTCAATTGGGTGCGGTAATGGTTCCCTTGAATTACAGGCTTTCTGCCGAGGATTTGGAGTATATCATCAAGCATAGTGATGCAAAAATGTTAATAATTGATGCAGAATACGCGGCTCCAATCGAGCCAATCGTTACGAACCTATCAATGGAGACGATCATTATAGTTCCTATGGAAGGTCATGAAACAGATTTGGCCGGAATAAATTATGAAGATTTCATAATGCATGTGAATGACCGAGATAGGCTGCCAGTGGCAGATATTGATGAAAATCAGCTAATGACGATAAATTACACGAGTGGAACGACCTCAAAACCAAAAGGGGTCATGTTGACCCACCGCGGTAATTACATGAATGCCGCCAATTTCATTTATCACCTGACATTGAAGCATGATGATGTGTATCTCCATACCCTTCCGATGTTTCATGCCAACGGATGGGGAGGCGTATGGGCGATTACGGCCACCGGGGGAACGCATGTATGCTTAAGGAAAGTTGATCCGCCACAAATCCTCCAATTATTCTCGAAACATAATATTACCTTATTATGTGGAGCACCGACTGTCGTCAATATGTTGGTGAATGACCCGAAGGCAAAGCAAACCGAAATTAAAGTGCGCCCGCGCATGGCAACGGCGGGAGCTCCCCCATCAGCCGCCCTTATACATAAGGCAGAGGAGATTCTTGGCTTGAATATGATCCACGTATATGGATTGACAGAAACATCCCCATTCATCCTATATAACGAATGGAAGGATGATTTTGAAGCCAAAACAGCGGATGAACAAGCGATGATAAAGGCAAGGCAAGGCATTGAATTGGTGTTCAATGGGGAGACGATGGTTGTCAATCAAGCCGGTGTGGAAGTGGCATGGGATGGAAGGGAATTAGGGGAAATCATTACACGCGGCAATGTCGTGATGGAAGGATATTATAAAGATCCGGAAAAGACGGCAGAAGCGATCAGGGACGGCTGGTTTTACTCGGGTGATCTGGCCGTTACCCATCCTGACGGATATATTGAAATTCAGGACAGGGCAAAGGATCTAATCATATCCGGTGGTGAAAATATTTCTTCAACAGAAATAGAAGGGATATTATATAAGCATCCGGATGTATTGGAGGTTGCGGTCATCGCCGTTCCCCATGATAAATGGGGTGAAACGCCAAAGGCAATCATCGTCCTCAAAGATGACGCCTATGTGAAGGAAAGCGAGATCATTACCTTTTGCCGCTCGCGAATGGCTCACTTTAAAGCACCTACATCCGTTGAATTCGTGGAAGCCCTTCCGAAGACCGCAACAGGCAAGCTACAAAAATACCGTCTGAGAGAGAGTCATTGGAAGGGATCGAAAAAGGTGAATTAA
- a CDS encoding amidohydrolase/deacetylase family metallohydrolase, which yields MTGRLILKNVRMLDGNSVDIILEKGVINEITLPGTATGAEMIDYKDKVFVSSGWIDMHVHAFPEFEPYGDDVDEIGYKTGVTTVIDAGSTGADQISDLVNSCKNSKTNVFAFLNISRIGLKRVDELSDISWLNEDEVKKAFSQYGDFIVGLKARISKSVVGPNGIEPLKIARTFSSDTGLPLMVHIGSGPPDIKEVLELLEEKDIITHYLNGKANNLFDKAGEPLPELMKAIERGVHLDVGHGTASFSFPTAENARKKEIRFNTISTDIYRRNRENGPVFNMANVLTKFLYLGYPLKEVIDAVTVNAAAWLHKPELGRVSVGDIANLTLFSIEDESTLLLDSDGEERIAEKRIVAKGVVINGEFFEC from the coding sequence ATGACTGGTAGGTTAATACTGAAAAATGTAAGGATGCTGGATGGTAATTCAGTAGATATCATTTTGGAAAAAGGTGTGATTAATGAAATCACTCTCCCAGGAACGGCAACTGGAGCTGAAATGATTGATTATAAGGACAAGGTTTTTGTTTCCAGCGGATGGATTGATATGCATGTACATGCTTTTCCGGAATTCGAACCATATGGTGATGATGTTGATGAGATTGGCTATAAAACGGGTGTGACAACGGTGATAGATGCGGGGAGCACCGGTGCGGATCAGATATCCGACCTGGTTAACAGCTGTAAAAACTCGAAAACGAATGTTTTCGCTTTCCTGAATATTTCGCGGATTGGCTTGAAAAGGGTTGATGAGTTATCGGATATATCATGGTTAAACGAAGACGAAGTAAAAAAGGCATTCTCCCAATACGGGGATTTCATCGTTGGACTGAAAGCGAGAATAAGTAAAAGTGTAGTCGGTCCCAATGGCATCGAGCCTTTGAAAATCGCCCGAACGTTCTCAAGTGACACAGGATTGCCTTTAATGGTCCATATTGGATCAGGTCCCCCAGATATTAAAGAGGTCCTGGAATTACTTGAAGAAAAAGATATCATTACGCATTACTTAAATGGCAAAGCCAACAATTTATTCGATAAAGCCGGCGAGCCCCTGCCTGAGTTGATGAAAGCGATTGAGCGTGGTGTACATTTGGATGTTGGTCATGGAACGGCAAGTTTTTCTTTTCCGACTGCAGAAAATGCAAGGAAGAAAGAGATCCGCTTCAATACAATCAGTACCGATATCTACCGGAGAAACCGGGAGAATGGCCCTGTATTCAATATGGCCAACGTGCTTACAAAATTTTTGTATTTAGGTTACCCATTAAAAGAAGTAATAGATGCAGTTACGGTTAATGCGGCAGCGTGGCTTCATAAGCCAGAGCTTGGCAGGGTTTCAGTCGGGGATATTGCGAATCTTACGTTATTCTCAATCGAGGATGAGTCAACGCTTTTACTGGATTCCGATGGGGAAGAGAGAATCGCAGAAAAAAGAATCGTAGCAAAGGGAGTCGTTATTAATGGAGAATTCTTTGAATGCTAA
- a CDS encoding DgaE family pyridoxal phosphate-dependent ammonia lyase, producing MENSLNAKYGLKRVINASGRMSILGVSAPTDSVMDAMKKGGQNYVEVTDLVDKSGQHLANLLQSEAAAVVNSASSGIALSVAAVVTQGNRRKSDRLHQEPIQKNEVIMLKGHNVQYGAPVETMIYLGGGKLVEVGYANEGKAEHISDAINENTSAILYVKSHHAVQKNMISIEEAWEVAKTYNIPLIVDAAAEEDLKKYVQFSDLAIYSGSKAIEGPTSGIVAGKKKYIEWLKVQLHGIGRSMKVGKETTFGLLQAIDEYFVKTDHSEEEKESLQVLTSLGLIDGVKVTIVQDEAGRAIFRARISIDSSITETTAKEVNERLRDGDIAIYTRDYGIRQGFFDIDPRPLQGDDIHVIEAQLRTILGGNQG from the coding sequence ATGGAGAATTCTTTGAATGCTAAATATGGGTTGAAAAGGGTCATCAATGCAAGCGGCAGAATGAGTATATTGGGGGTATCCGCCCCAACTGATTCGGTGATGGACGCCATGAAAAAAGGTGGCCAAAATTATGTTGAGGTCACTGATTTAGTCGATAAATCGGGCCAGCATTTGGCCAATCTACTTCAATCCGAAGCGGCTGCTGTCGTAAATTCGGCATCCAGTGGCATTGCCCTTTCAGTGGCAGCGGTCGTAACACAAGGTAATAGAAGAAAAAGTGATCGCCTTCACCAAGAGCCCATCCAAAAGAATGAAGTGATCATGCTGAAGGGACATAACGTTCAGTATGGGGCACCGGTTGAAACGATGATTTACCTGGGCGGCGGAAAATTGGTTGAAGTGGGGTATGCGAACGAAGGTAAGGCAGAACATATTAGCGACGCCATTAATGAAAATACCTCCGCAATTTTATACGTGAAATCCCATCATGCCGTCCAGAAGAATATGATTTCGATAGAAGAAGCCTGGGAAGTGGCAAAAACCTATAATATTCCTTTGATTGTCGATGCAGCAGCAGAGGAGGACTTGAAGAAATATGTGCAATTTTCAGATTTGGCGATCTATAGTGGGTCAAAAGCGATTGAAGGGCCAACCTCAGGTATCGTAGCCGGTAAGAAAAAATATATTGAGTGGCTAAAAGTACAATTGCATGGCATTGGCAGGAGCATGAAGGTGGGAAAGGAAACGACCTTCGGGCTTCTTCAGGCCATCGATGAGTATTTTGTCAAAACCGATCATAGTGAAGAAGAAAAAGAGAGCTTACAAGTGCTCACATCGCTTGGTTTGATTGATGGCGTAAAGGTAACGATTGTTCAGGATGAAGCCGGACGAGCCATATTCAGGGCACGCATTTCCATTGATTCTTCAATTACGGAAACGACGGCGAAGGAAGTGAACGAGCGTTTGCGAGATGGTGATATTGCAATTTATACACGGGATTATGGCATCCGCCAAGGCTTTTTCGATATCGATCCGCGACCATTGCAAGGTGATGATATCCATGTCATAGAAGCTCAATTAAGAACCATTCTAGGAGGGAATCAAGGATGA
- the dagF gene encoding 2-dehydro-3-deoxy-phosphogluconate aldolase yields the protein MTNINKRFLDDRVALNVLANSVENAVEVFDAAEGHVLVGVLSKDYPTVEAGVAAMKEYGDAIEEAVSIGLGAGDNKQAAVVAEIAKYYPGSHINQVFPSVGATRANLSEKDSWINSLVSPTGKVGYVNISTGPVSAGASETAVVPIKAAIALVRDMGGNALKYFPMRGLEHEEEYRAVAKACGEEGFALEPTGGIDLENFETILEIALEAKVPKIIPHVYSSIIDKETGKTNGEDVRKLLAMTKKSVEKYA from the coding sequence ATGACTAATATAAACAAACGCTTTTTGGACGATCGAGTGGCACTTAATGTACTTGCTAATAGTGTCGAAAACGCAGTGGAGGTATTTGATGCAGCGGAAGGCCACGTTTTGGTAGGGGTGCTTTCCAAGGATTATCCAACTGTAGAAGCTGGCGTTGCTGCAATGAAGGAGTATGGCGATGCCATAGAAGAGGCCGTTTCAATCGGCCTTGGAGCTGGTGACAATAAACAGGCGGCAGTTGTTGCAGAAATTGCAAAATATTATCCTGGAAGCCATATTAATCAGGTTTTCCCAAGCGTAGGAGCGACAAGGGCCAATTTAAGCGAGAAGGATAGTTGGATAAATTCACTCGTTTCTCCAACCGGTAAAGTCGGTTATGTGAATATTTCCACCGGCCCTGTTAGTGCAGGTGCGAGTGAAACTGCCGTTGTACCAATCAAGGCAGCGATTGCCTTGGTCCGGGATATGGGCGGCAATGCGTTGAAATACTTCCCGATGAGGGGGCTAGAGCATGAAGAGGAGTATCGAGCAGTGGCAAAAGCTTGCGGGGAAGAAGGGTTTGCCTTGGAACCGACTGGCGGAATCGATTTGGAGAATTTCGAGACCATTCTGGAAATTGCATTAGAAGCAAAAGTGCCTAAAATCATTCCCCATGTTTATTCTTCCATCATTGATAAAGAAACCGGAAAAACGAATGGGGAGGATGTAAGGAAATTATTGGCCATGACAAAAAAATCGGTTGAAAAATATGCCTAA
- a CDS encoding sugar kinase, with product MPKRIVAFGEVMMRLQVPGHALLSQADTLQYSFSGTGVNVASAMTKLGHTGYLVTRLPENPLGDSAVVSLQHLGIERDFISRGGKYLGMYFLENGFGQRASRVTYSNRLESSFNTASLSDYDLELIAEKADIIHFCGISLAMADNVRESMKVLARKVKDKGGTVCFDCNYRPSLWEGGYAVAKPHYEEMLSLADIVMMNEKDALYILGMKSNSSQRNGQLRELIPEVAKKFNIQSIAGTHRSINSDNTHTLLGYLYKEHTFHFSDNLSFSVYDRIGSGDAYTSGILHGELTGFSAEKTVLFAAVSGMLACTVVGDTPLATEMEILSAMEGKMEDIMR from the coding sequence ATGCCTAAGCGGATTGTGGCATTCGGGGAAGTGATGATGCGCTTGCAGGTACCGGGACATGCACTATTATCACAAGCTGACACTCTGCAATACTCATTTTCCGGCACTGGAGTAAACGTTGCTTCTGCAATGACAAAGCTTGGGCACACTGGTTATCTAGTGACAAGATTACCGGAAAATCCTCTAGGGGATTCAGCGGTGGTTTCCTTGCAGCATTTAGGCATTGAACGGGATTTCATTTCCAGGGGCGGCAAGTATTTGGGGATGTACTTTCTGGAAAACGGGTTTGGGCAACGGGCAAGCAGGGTCACCTATTCAAATCGGCTCGAAAGCAGTTTTAATACAGCTTCGCTATCCGATTATGATTTGGAGCTGATTGCAGAGAAGGCAGATATCATCCATTTTTGCGGGATCTCCCTTGCCATGGCGGATAATGTACGGGAAAGCATGAAGGTGCTGGCTAGAAAAGTAAAAGACAAAGGCGGTACGGTCTGTTTCGATTGCAATTACCGGCCCTCCTTATGGGAGGGAGGGTATGCAGTTGCCAAGCCTCATTATGAAGAGATGCTTTCTTTGGCGGATATTGTCATGATGAATGAAAAAGACGCACTGTATATTTTAGGAATGAAGTCCAATTCCTCACAAAGGAATGGACAGCTTAGGGAATTGATCCCTGAAGTTGCCAAAAAATTCAATATCCAGTCGATAGCGGGGACACATCGTTCTATCAATAGTGATAATACCCATACTTTACTTGGATACTTGTATAAAGAGCATACATTTCACTTTTCGGATAACCTATCATTTTCCGTTTATGATAGAATAGGTTCAGGCGATGCATATACGAGCGGAATCCTTCATGGAGAATTGACGGGCTTTTCCGCGGAAAAGACAGTTCTGTTTGCTGCTGTATCAGGAATGCTGGCGTGCACGGTCGTTGGTGATACTCCTTTGGCAACTGAAATGGAGATACTGTCCGCCATGGAAGGTAAAATGGAAGATATAATGAGATAA
- a CDS encoding GntR family transcriptional regulator: MKVNRINGPMYLQIKEILKDRILHGVYAIDTNIPSEPLLEEEFNVSKVTIRNAIKELVQEGYVEKKSGKGTRVIANGSIVKLSKGKRFTELLVEEGHFIFKKMLKISHIELPSSSKLHSLFGDHCISIERIYLLDNEPYIYFTHYVSMDLDQDELDEVQINSLYRFLEDHGVKLETFRDEFGVSIPPDHICEALKIEHNSAVLKRIRISSDGDGNVMEYSEGYYNTAKQNYIVTYNEPMQ, encoded by the coding sequence ATGAAAGTGAACAGGATAAATGGACCGATGTATTTACAAATCAAAGAAATATTGAAGGATCGTATTTTACATGGCGTTTATGCCATTGACACGAACATCCCCTCCGAGCCTCTGCTTGAAGAAGAATTTAATGTAAGTAAGGTTACTATCCGCAATGCGATTAAAGAACTTGTGCAAGAGGGATATGTTGAGAAGAAAAGTGGAAAAGGAACTAGGGTCATTGCGAATGGTTCGATTGTGAAGCTTTCCAAAGGTAAGCGTTTCACGGAATTATTGGTGGAGGAAGGGCATTTCATTTTCAAAAAAATGTTGAAGATCAGTCATATTGAACTTCCTTCTAGTTCTAAGCTGCATTCTTTATTCGGCGATCATTGCATAAGCATTGAACGAATCTATTTGTTGGACAATGAGCCTTATATTTACTTTACGCATTACGTTTCCATGGATTTGGACCAAGATGAGTTGGATGAGGTCCAAATCAATTCCTTGTACCGTTTTTTAGAGGATCACGGCGTCAAGCTTGAAACTTTCAGGGATGAATTTGGCGTAAGCATCCCACCAGACCATATATGTGAAGCACTGAAAATCGAACACAATAGTGCGGTTCTAAAAAGGATTCGGATTTCAAGTGACGGAGATGGGAATGTCATGGAATACAGTGAAGGATATTACAACACGGCGAAACAGAATTATATCGTGACATATAACGAGCCGATGCAATAA